Below is a window of Halobaculum lipolyticum DNA.
GACGCCACGTCCCCCAGCGGCGGCGCCGTCGACCGGCGAGTCGCCGTCCCCGTCGCCGTCGCGAGAGTTGAAGTGTGAACACGCGACCACTCCGGCGCGGTGTCAACGCTCGCGCCGCTGGCGGCCACGCCGGACCCGACGGCCGGCACGCTCCTCCTCGTGTACACGCTCGCCGGCTGCCTGCTCGGCTGTTGTAGCGGGCTGATCCCGGGACTCCACGCCAACAACTTCGCGTTCCTGCTGGGGGCCGCCGCGCCCGTCGTCGACGCGCCGCCGCTCCCGCTCGGCTGTGCGATGCTGGCGGCCGGTGTCGTCCACACGTTCCTCGACGTCGTGCCGTCGCTCGCGCTGGGCGTCCCCGACGCCGCGATGGCCGCCGCGGCGCTCCCGGGCCACCGCCTCGTCGCGGCGGGGCGGGGACGCGAGGCGCTGCGCCTGTCTGCCGTCGGGTCGGGACTGGCCCTCGTCGTCGCGCTCCCGCTCGCTGTCGCCGTCACCGCCGCGATGCGCGTCGCCTACCCCGTGCTCCGTCGGTGGCTGCCGGCCGTCCTCGCCGGCGTCGCGCTCCTGCTCGTCGCCACCGAGGCGACGAACCGCCGACGTATCGCCGGCGCCGTCTCGTTCGCGCTCGCGACGGCGTTGGGGGTCGTCGCACTCGACGCGCCGACGACGGGCGTGGTGCCCGCGGGCGGCGTGTTGGCCCCGCTGTTCGCCGGCCTGTTCGGCGTCCCGGTACTCGTCGACGCGATGGACGGCGCGGGCGTCCCGCCGCAGGCAGACGCTCGCCTCGGACTGTCGCCGCGCGAGGTGGCGGGCGCGGCGGGCGCGGGGGCCGGGGGCGGGGCGGCCGTCGGCTACCTCCCGGGCGTCTCCGCCGGGGTCGCGGCGGTGCTCGCGCTGCCCGCGACCAAGGGGCGTGACCCGGCGCGCGAGTACGTGGTCGCGACCAGCGGCGCGAACACGGCGACGGCGGTGTTCGCGCTGTTCGCCTACTGGGCGTTCGACGCGCCGCGCTCGGGCGTGCTCGTCGCGATGCGCGACGCCGGCGTCCCCGCGACGCTCGGCCCGATGCTGGCGGCGGTCGTCGTCGCCGGCGCGGTCGGGACGCTCGGCGTCGTCGTGCTCGGCGACCGGGTGCTCCTCGTCGTCGGCGCGCTCCCCTACCGCCCGCTGGTGGGCGCGGTGCTCCTCGGGTTGGCCGTCCTCGCGGTCGTCTTCGCCGGCTCGTTCGGGCTGGTCGTGTTCGTCGCCGCCGGCGCCGTCGGCTTCGTCCCCGTCCGCCTCGGCTGTCGGCGCGTCCACCTCATGGGGGTGTTGCTCGGACCGCTGATCCTCGGCTGAGCGCCGTCCGGGCGGTCCCGAGCGACGCCGCACCCGACCGCGGCAGTCGCGGGACGGCGCGGCGTCCCCGGGTGAAAGACAACCGTTAAAAGTCGCGCGCCGGTCTGTAGCCGTATGAGCCAGTCAGAGTCGGACCAGCGCTCCGAGCGGCGCTGTGTCTCCTGTGGCATCAACGTCGCCGGCACGGCGGCGGCGACGTTCAAGTGCCCCGACTGCGGCACGCAGATCAGCCGTTGCGCCAAGTGCCGCAAGCAGAGCAACCTCTTCGAGTGTCCCGACTGCGGCTTCCGGGGGCCCTGACGATGGGGAAGGTCGCCGCGAAGATGAAGGTGATGCCGCAGAGTCCCGACATCGACCTCGACGAACTCCAGGAGAAACTGGAGGCGTCGCTCCCGCAGGGGGCGGAGATCCGGACCGTCGAGCGCGACGACGTCGCGTTCGGGCTGGTCGCGCTCCTCCCGATGGTCGTCGTCCCCGACGACGCCGGCGGCACCGAGGCCGTCGAGGAGGCGTTCTCCGGCGTCGAAGGCGTCGAGTCGGCGAAGGTCGAAGAAGTCGGCCGCCTGTAAGCCGGCCACTGTCGGGACCGGACGGTCCCGGTTCTCCCGCGTCGCCGCGCCCCGAGAGCCGCGCGGCCGTCCGCCCGTTCGGCGGGTCGGCGCCCCCGCCCCCGCGGACGCGCTCGCCGGCGCGACGTGTTACGATTCGAAACACCGAAACCGCGAGACGGCGGTCCGGTCCTGCGAAGCCTTGATTACGCCCCGGAGTCAGGGTACGCCAGACGATCACATGGGGATGTACGACCGGATCCTCGTCCCGACCGACGGCTCCGACGGCGTCGAGCGCGCGGTGCGCCACGCCGTCGACCTGGCGGTCCAGCACGGCGCGACCGTCCACGCGCTGTACGTCGTCAACTCGGCGTCGTACGCGGGGATGCCGATGGAGTCGAGTTGGGACGGGGTCGACGAACTGCTCCGCCGGGACGCCGAGGACGCCGTCTCGTTGGTCGAGGCGCTCGGCGACGACTACGAGGTGCCCGTCGTGACGGCCATCGTCGACGGCTCGCCGAGCAGGGAGATCGTCCGCTACGCAGAGGACAACGACTGCGACCTCGTCGTGATGGGCACCCACGGGCGCGGCGGGATCGACCGACTCCTCCTCGGCAGCGTCGCCGAGAAGGTCGTCAGGGCGTCGAACGTGCCGGTGCTCACGGTGCGGGTGACCGACCGAACCTGACCGAGCGGCGCCTCGTCGTCACCGGCGTCCGTGCGCTCGGTGGCGGTCGCCGTCTCCGTGGCGTCCGTGCGCTCGGTGGCGGTCGCCGTCTCCGTGGCGTCCGCGACCTCGCTCCCGCGGTCACCCGTCGACGGGCCGGAGGTGGTCGCAGTCGCCCGCCGTGACGGCGACCGTCTCCTCGCCGGTGTCGACGAGGAGCGCGCCCGGGAACTCGATCCCGACGGCCTCGCCCTCGACGACGCCGCCGGGCGTGTCGACCCGCACGCGGCGGCCGATCGTGTCTGCGTACTCCTCCCACGCGGTCACGGCGCCGCGCAGATCCCCTCGGAGCGCGTGGAACTCCTCGACGATCCGCTGGACGAGCAGCCGTCTGTCGACCGGGTCGCCGCGCTCCCGCAGGAGGCTCGTCGCCGCGGCGTCCGGGGGGAGGGCCGCGGGGTCGACGTTCGCGTTGAGACCGATCCCCACCGCGAGCCACGACACCCGGTCGGCCTCTCCCTCCATCTCGGTCAAGATCCCGCACAGCTTCCGGCCGCCGCGGCCGCCCGTGTCGCCGACGAGCACGTCGTTGGGCCACTTGATCCGGGCGTCGACGCCCGCCTCGCGGCACGCCCGCGTGACCGCCACCGCCGCCGCGAGCGTGTACGCCGGCGCGTGGGCGGGCGGGACCTCGGGCCGACACAGCAGCGACAGCCAGACGCCGCCCGGCGGCGACACCCACTCGCGGTCGAGTCGCCCCCGGGAGGCGGTCTGTTCGTCGGCGACGACGGCGACGTCGCCCGCGCCCGCGGCGGCGAGGTCCCGTGCCCGGTCGTTGGTCGAGCCGACGCTGTCGTGGTAGTCGACGGCGAACGGCGCGTCCAGACCGTAGGCGATCGCCTCCCCCGAGTAGCCGGTCACTTCGGTCACGGCGTAGCCGTCGTCGGTGCTCTCCACCGTCACCCCGGCGTCGCGCAGCGCCTCGACGTGGTTCCAGACGGCCGCGCGCGACACGTCCAGCTCCTCGGCGAGCGTCGGGCCGGAGACGGGACCGTCGGCGAGTGCGGCGAGGAGGCGCCGGCGCGTCGCCGGGAGTCCGACCGCCGGCCCCTCCGCTGTCGGGGTCGGACCTGCGCTTGCGCCGTCGCCGTCGTCACCGTCGTCGGGACCGCTCACGGGTCGTCGCGGCCGCCGTCGGCGGACGCCAGCTCCGTGGCTTTCCCGTCCGCGCGGACGGTGATCACCGTCGCGTCGAGCTTCCCCTTCAGGAACGACTCGATGTCGGGGTCGGAGAACAGCTTCCGGATCGTCCGCCGCCACCGGCTCGCCTGTTTCGCGCCGATTACGACCACGTCGGCGGCCTCGGCGGCCACCTCGTCGAGGATCGTCTCCTCGACGAGGAACCCCCGCCGGACGACGTAGCGGACGGTCGGGAGCCGGCCGAACTCGCGCTCGACGGCGCGTTTGAGTCCCGTCCGGGTCACTTCCTTCCCGTCCTGGTACAGATCCACGTGGAGGACCGTCAACTCGGCGTCGCGTTCCTCGGCGATCCGGATCGCCTCCGACAGCGTCGCCCTCGAGTGTTTCGAGAGCGGGTATCGGACCGGCACGACGACCAACGTCATTGTGGGTCCGAACGCGCCGGGCCGTGTAAACACTTCCTCTTGTGACAGCGCGCGGCTACTCCTCGCCGGCGGAACCGGACGACGGCGGGACGCCCTCCGGCGCGGTCGTCGACTCCGCCGCGACCCGCTCCGAGTCGGCGCCGTCGACCCGACGGATCCGCCCTTCGATGCGCGGGTCGATCCCGAACTCGCGGACGTACGCCGCCAGCACCTCGTGTTGGATGCCGTGCTCGCCCGCGCGGTGGCGCTCGTCGATCGAGGGGAACTCGTGGTCGGAGTGGAGGAGGTACTCGGGGGTCGCGACCGTGTACAGCCGGTCGGGGTCGACCGGGTCGCCGTCGACGGTCGCCGACAGTAGGTCACCGCGCTCGTCGTCCCAGACGACCGCGGCGCCGGAGACGTGGCCGTGCCACCAGTGGTCCTCGCCGAAGTCGACCGCGGTCGCGGTCAGTTGTCGGAAGGCGTCGAGCAGTTCGGCG
It encodes the following:
- a CDS encoding tripartite tricarboxylate transporter permease: MSTLAPLAATPDPTAGTLLLVYTLAGCLLGCCSGLIPGLHANNFAFLLGAAAPVVDAPPLPLGCAMLAAGVVHTFLDVVPSLALGVPDAAMAAAALPGHRLVAAGRGREALRLSAVGSGLALVVALPLAVAVTAAMRVAYPVLRRWLPAVLAGVALLLVATEATNRRRIAGAVSFALATALGVVALDAPTTGVVPAGGVLAPLFAGLFGVPVLVDAMDGAGVPPQADARLGLSPREVAGAAGAGAGGGAAVGYLPGVSAGVAAVLALPATKGRDPAREYVVATSGANTATAVFALFAYWAFDAPRSGVLVAMRDAGVPATLGPMLAAVVVAGAVGTLGVVVLGDRVLLVVGALPYRPLVGAVLLGLAVLAVVFAGSFGLVVFVAAGAVGFVPVRLGCRRVHLMGVLLGPLILG
- a CDS encoding HVO_2753 family zinc finger protein, producing MSQSESDQRSERRCVSCGINVAGTAAATFKCPDCGTQISRCAKCRKQSNLFECPDCGFRGP
- a CDS encoding elongation factor 1-beta — its product is MGKVAAKMKVMPQSPDIDLDELQEKLEASLPQGAEIRTVERDDVAFGLVALLPMVVVPDDAGGTEAVEEAFSGVEGVESAKVEEVGRL
- a CDS encoding universal stress protein, translating into MGMYDRILVPTDGSDGVERAVRHAVDLAVQHGATVHALYVVNSASYAGMPMESSWDGVDELLRRDAEDAVSLVEALGDDYEVPVVTAIVDGSPSREIVRYAEDNDCDLVVMGTHGRGGIDRLLLGSVAEKVVRASNVPVLTVRVTDRT
- a CDS encoding biotin--[acetyl-CoA-carboxylase] ligase, producing the protein MSGPDDGDDGDGASAGPTPTAEGPAVGLPATRRRLLAALADGPVSGPTLAEELDVSRAAVWNHVEALRDAGVTVESTDDGYAVTEVTGYSGEAIAYGLDAPFAVDYHDSVGSTNDRARDLAAAGAGDVAVVADEQTASRGRLDREWVSPPGGVWLSLLCRPEVPPAHAPAYTLAAAVAVTRACREAGVDARIKWPNDVLVGDTGGRGGRKLCGILTEMEGEADRVSWLAVGIGLNANVDPAALPPDAAATSLLRERGDPVDRRLLVQRIVEEFHALRGDLRGAVTAWEEYADTIGRRVRVDTPGGVVEGEAVGIEFPGALLVDTGEETVAVTAGDCDHLRPVDG
- a CDS encoding universal stress protein; translation: MTLVVVPVRYPLSKHSRATLSEAIRIAEERDAELTVLHVDLYQDGKEVTRTGLKRAVEREFGRLPTVRYVVRRGFLVEETILDEVAAEAADVVVIGAKQASRWRRTIRKLFSDPDIESFLKGKLDATVITVRADGKATELASADGGRDDP